The Natator depressus isolate rNatDep1 chromosome 23, rNatDep2.hap1, whole genome shotgun sequence sequence actgccccccgcagctcccattggctgggaacagggaaccgtggccaatgggaaccatggccaatgggtaCCCACAGGggagggcagtgcgcagagccctctgccccccgctcacccaggggccgcagggacatgggcaggaagggagcccgccttagccccgctgcatgctgctgccatcctggagccactccaggtaaaTGGCGCCAGGCCAGAggctgcaccccgaacccctcctgcaccctgcaccccaactccctgccctgagccccctgccggcacaccaaccccctgccgcaccctgaacccctcctgcaccctgtaccccaaccccctgccctgagcccccttgtagCCCTCACatccctcctgcgccccaatcccctgccctgagccccctgccgcacccctcctgaaccctgcatcccaactccctgccctgagacccTTCCTGCGTACCGCACCCcgtcccacaccccacactcccttccgcaccccaactccctgccccagccctacattcttggcactgcatgcaatttccccatccaAATGTGGCCCTCCAACCAAGAAGTTTGCCCCAAGGGGCTGCCCCAAGAGTCAGTGTCCCAATAGGGGGTTGCAGGGTAGAGCCACCCCAAGGACCCCAGCTCAGATCAACCTGTCTCTGAGTCTCCCCAGCAAACTGCCCCTGCATATATTGGGGGGCAGTTAGAGCAAGGGGGGTGGTGATggttgggaggggctgggggaaggaaggggaacaGAGTGGGAGACAGCACGTGGGGGAAGGATGCAGCTTGGGTGCTGGAGAGATCCCCCGGGTCTTTGCATACAGGTACTTATATCCTGCAGCTGAAGGGGGCATCCTCCCCTGGGGTTAGTGAGGACGCTGGTCAGCAGGGCCGGGAATAGGAGAGAGTTTGTTGCAATGGATGTTCTAGTCAGCACCTGCCCGCAGCCTGGGCATCGGGTGAGGCAGTGGGTTAGATTGCGCTGCTTGGAATCACTGCTCAGGGTTTGGTCTGGTAGTAAAAGATGCAAAATGGTTGAGCCCCCAGGAATGCTCAGTGCCTGGCAGGGAGTGGGTTGAGGTGCTCAGTAgagggtgctctcccctggcagtcagtgctggccccgaTGCGCcagtgtggcgctagggggcgctgggctgcagggagtggggtgaaggggttgggggctcaggggtgTGTGGACTCATTGCTGGTCTGGGGCTTTGGAGTAGACTGACCCCCATGCCTCCCTCTGTCTCTTGCAGAAGAATCTCCTTCTACTGTCTCCACCACACCTGACTCCACAGATGGTGAGTCTCTGCCCCCCATGCCCtgtccccagagctcccagcacaGGGGGCGGAGCCCCTCACAGTCCCATCCCTGATGGGGTTTGGATCCCCCACAGCCTGGAGGATGGGGGGCAgatcccctcccagcctggtcccCCATGAGGGTTGGGGGGTTGGATCCcccatggcccagtccccatTGGGAGGTTGACGGTGTGTGGGGGGCAGATCCCCTCACAGCCCCGGTCCCTGATGGGGTTTGGAGGGTTGGATCCCCCATGGCCTGATCCCCATCGGGGGGATGACAgggtgtcacggactcacaggtcgTGCCCACTCCTGGCCCCGTATGGTCCCTGGGGAGAActcccttcagtgtgacagcccttctggGGGTCCACTCTGTCTggggggttaagcccctccgcctcctggaaccgcacctctctgagccttagcacacctgtctctcagcgtgggccccctcagggagtccactcgctctggacccctggAACCCCCAtgcccagagggaataatgccaccctgatctctagaccggagcgactctcagccagcgtaaaacaggagggtttattgagcgtctgaagccagcacaggaaactctcagggcctcaggcctggcctccctcagcacagcacatccaagtctcccctgcatccaggtgggctctgcctcctctctctctccagtccagagcctcccccgccccctttccagctgggcatctgatatcaccTGCCCACAAGCCCCACCTCTGTCCAGTCTCTTCTATCCAGGTAAACAGGGTTGCTTGGGCCTCCTCTCCTTTCAGCCAGTCCTTTGCTGGAACCAGCTGGTCAGGACACCAGGgtcctctctctgcagcccatTGTTCTCCCACTGCCCGGACCCACCTGTGACTCCCGAGCTGGGTGTCctggtcaccagtcgctggggtctccattctccaggccattggccggggtcccaagttccctcgCAGGTTCTCTGTaccaacaaactccctctcccatcacctcgttaaaccagtaacacccagggaaactgagtcccacccccttctgcatgcaaaccattggaaaaaaacaagaaaaaaacaaggaaacCCCCGACTACATCACAGGGGGGCAGAGCCCCTCACAGCCTGGTCCCTGGTGGGGTTTGGGGGGTTGGATCCCCCACAGTCCAGTCCCCCATCGGAGGCTGAGGGGGGGCAGAGCCCCTCATAGCCCGGTCCCTGGTGAGGTTTGGGGGGTTGGATCCCCCACAGTCCGGTCTTCATcagggagttgcggggggagCGGAGGTGGGGCAGATCCCCCACAGTCCAGTCCCTGGCGGGGGTCTGAGGTTCCTTTTCCCTCCTTGCCCGGCCTCTCTGCCCCAGTAACCCCCACGCCTCCCCGGCAGGCGGCAACGACGAGTCGGATTTCCCGGAGCTGCAGACGGCGCGGGAGTTCTccgaggacgaggaggaggagacaTCCCTGGACTGGGGGACCCCGAGGGAGCTGACCTTCTCCTACATCACCTTTGCGGGTGGCCCCGACGCCATCCCCCCCAGCGAGCCTGGCCCCCGGGGGCGGCGGGACTCCCTGGCCCGCCGGATGAggggccccctgccccgccccgagACCTGCGAGACCTTGGTGCCCGCGCTGGGCGACAgcctggagaacatccccagcctGTGCCAGTCGCCTGAGGGCGAGCaggggctgctggccgggcagtGCCAGGGGCTGGAACCCTTCTCGGCCTGGGATGCCCCGCTGAGCTACGCAGATGAGCCCAGCTCCATGGGGTGGGAAGAGCCACAAGTCATGCCAGGCGGGGGTGGGCCCTGCCTCCGCACTTTTGgggcagcagagcagccgggAGCCCTCGCCGCACACTCAGGTAGGAACCCTGGGAGAGGGGCtctgttgtgggggggggaagggaggtgggggggatggaggaagggctctgttgggggggaagggaagggaggtggcggatggggggatggaggaggggctctgttgggggaaagagaagggaggTGACAGATGGGGGGATGGAagaggggctctggcagggggaagggaagggaggtggtggctggggggatggaggaggggctctgttgggggaagggaaggcaggtggctggggggatggaggagaggatctgttgggggggaagggaagggaggtggcAGATGGGGGGATGGAAGAGGGGCtctgttgggggaagggaagggaggtggctggggggatggaggagaggctctgttgggggggaagggaagggaggtggcAGATGGGGGGATGGAAGAGGGGCTCtgtcagggggaagggaagggaggtggctggggggatggaggagaggatctgttggggggaagggaagggaggtggcAGATGGGGGGATGGAAGAGGGGCtctgttgggggaagggaagggaggtggctggggggatggaggagaggctctgttgggggggaagggaagggaggtggcAGATGGGGGGATGGAAGAGGGGCTCtgtcagggggaagggaagggaggtggctggggggatggaggaggggctctgttgggggggaagggaagggaggtggcAGATGGGGGGATGGAAGAGGGGCtctgttgggggaagggaagggaggtggctggggggatggaggagaggctctgttgggggggaagggaagggaggtggcAGATGGGGGGATGGAAGAGGGGCTCtgtcagggggaagggaagggaggtggctggggggatggaggaggggctctgttgggggggaagggaagggaggtggcagatggggggatggaggaggggctctgttgggggaagggaagggaggtggctggggggatggaggagaggctctgttgggggggaagggaagggaggtggcAGATGGGGGGATGGAAGAGGGGCTCTgtcggggggaagggaagggaggtggctggggggatggaggaggggctctgttgggggggaagggaagggaggtggcagatggggggatggaggaggggctctgttgggggaagggaagggaggtggcAGATGGGGGGATGGAAGAGGGGCTCtggcggggggaagggaagggaggtggtggctgggggatggagcaggggctctgttggggggctggagcaggcttTGTTGCTGGAGGGGACCACAGCTGGGCTCGTGGGGTGTCAGGCAGGCGATGACCCTGGCAATGACCTCGCACCCCCCTGTCTGTGGCAGAGGCTGCTCCGGAGACAGCACCAGGGGACCGCCCGGGACCCAAAGCCCTAATGCCGTGTCCTGCAGGGGGCACCCCCGGGCTCGCTTATGCCGAGGGCAGCCAGCACCCACCACAGACCTCagccgcccccagcccaggggaggaggagctggagccacaggaggagg is a genomic window containing:
- the RTN2 gene encoding reticulon-2 isoform X3; its protein translation is MGQVLGFAHCKESPSTVSTTPDSTDGGNDESDFPELQTAREFSEDEEEETSLDWGTPRELTFSYITFAGGPDAIPPSEPGPRGRRDSLARRMRGPLPRPETCETLVPALGDSLENIPSLCQSPEGEQGLLAGQCQGLEPFSAWDAPLSYADEPSSMGWEEPQVMPGGGGPCLRTFGAAEQPGALAAHSEAAPETAPGDRPGPKALMPCPAGGTPGLAYAEGSQHPPQTSAAPSPGEEELEPQEEGEPADMEPITEQQLDGLDQSGSTLGVYMIVADLVHWRDTRTSALVFTGIMVTLLSLLHFSIVSVGSYGALAVLGITLTLRLSRKGLQVLHRSDGANPFQAQLDADLPLSQEQLERLTARLSRDILAAAHTLRRLFLVEDLVDSIKFAFLFYILTYVGAVFNGLTLLILGVISAFTFPLLYRQHQAQIDQYVGLVRNQLSNLRAKIQAKLPSAKAKPE